From the genome of Labedella gwakjiensis:
GACGGGGGTCGGCCGCGGCGTTGTCGACGCGGCAGACGACGATGACACGCATGGGGTGCTCGCGCGAAGCGTCGTTGGCGGCCTCGATGGCCTCCTCCTCCTCGCCGTCGGAGGAGACGATGATCAGGGTGAGCACGCGCCCGAGGGCGACGGCGCCGCCGTCCTCACGCAGAGTGACGAGGGTCTTCGACACCGCGCTGACGGTGGTGTCGGGGAGGTCGACGATCACGGACGTCTCCAGGTTCTGCCGTCGCGCTCGATGAGGGCGTCAGCTGACGAGGGACCCCAGGATCCCGGTGTGTACTGTTCGAGCGGGCCGTCCTGCGCGGCCCAGAACTCCTCGATCGGGTCGAGGATCTTCCAGGAGAGCTCGACCTCCTCATGGCGAGGGAAGAGCGGCGGGTCGCCGAGGAGCACGTCGAGGATGAGCCTCTCATACGCTTCCGGGCTCGCCTCGGTGAATGCGTGGCCGTAGCCGAAGTCCATCGTCACGTCGCGGACCTGCATACCGGCGCCCGGCACCTTCGACCCGAAGCGGATCGTGACGCCCTCGTCCGGCTGGACGCGGATCACGAGAGCGTTCTGGCCGAGCTCGGACGTCTGGGAGTCGGCGAAGAGGTGCTGAGGGGCGCGCTTGAACACCACGGCGATCTCCGTGACGCGACGGCCGAGACGTTTACCCGTGCGGAGGTAGAACGGAACTCCGGACCACCGACGGGTGTTGATGTCGAGGCGCATGGCCGCGAACGTCTCGGTCGTCGACTGCGGGTTCATCCCGTCTTCGTCGAGGAATCCCGGGACACGCTCGCCCCCCTGCCACCCGCCGGCGTACTGTCCACGTGCCGTAGCCGTCGACAGGTCCTGCGGCAGGGAGACGGCGGCGAGCACCTTCTCCTTCTCGGCACGGAGGGCGGCCGCGTCGAACGCGATCGGCTCCTCCATCGCGGTGAGTGCGAGCAGTTGGAGGATGTGGTTCTGGATGACGTCACGGGCAGCACCGATGCCGTCGTAGTACCCGGCCCGGCCGCCGACGCCGATGTCCTCGGCCATCGTGATCTGGACGTGGTCGACGTAGTTCGCGTTCCAGATGGGTTCGTACAGCTGGTTGGCGAACCTCAGGGCGAGGATGTTCTGGACTGTCTCCTTGCCCAGGTAGTGGTCGATGCGGAACACACTGTCCGGGGGGAACACCGATTCGACCACGGCGTTGAGCTCTCGCGCGGTGCGGAGGTTGCTTCCGAAGGGCTTCTCGATGACGACCCGTCGCCACTGTCCGTCCTTCTGCTCGGCGAGTCCCGACCGCCTGAGCTGCTCGGTGACCTGGGGGAACGCCTTCGGTGGGATCGACAGGTAGAACGCGTGGTTGCCCATCGTCCCGCGCTCGGAGTCGAGCTCCTCGATCGTGCGCTTCAGGTGCTCGAACGCCGCGTCGTCTCCGAACTCACCGGGGACGAAGCGGATTCCCTGTGCGAGCTGTTCCCACACCTCTTCGCGGAACTCGGTCCGGGCGTACTTCTGGACGGAGTCATGGACGACCTCCATGAAGTCCTGGTCTTCCCAGTCCCGCCGGGCGAACCCGACGAGGGCGAAGCCCGGGGGGAGGAGCCCACGGTTGGCGAGGTCGTACACGGCAGGCATGAGCTTCTTGCGTGACAGGTCCCCTGTCACGCCGAAGATGACGAGACCGCTGGGGCCGGCGATGCGGTTGAGTCGGCGATCCGACTCGTGCCGGAGGGGATTCGAGTCCGCGGTGATAGGGACAGGAGGCATTCAGGTTCTTTCGCTGGAGAGCGCGAGCTCAGTTTGCGGCTTCGAAGAGCGCGGTGATGTCGGCGCCTGCGGCGAGGGTCAGCGTGAGCACGGGACGGCCGTGGTCGGCGAGCACGCTCGCGTCACCGGCAGCCTGGGCGCGGATGAGCTGACCGAGCGTGAACGGCCGACCGGGGACCGGGAGGTCCTCCGTCGTGTTCTCGGTGATCTGCAGGAACACACCGGTGGCCGGTCCACCCTTGTGGTACTGGCCGGTCGAGTGCAGGAATCGCGGCCCCCATCCGAAGGTGACGGGGCGGCCCGCTCGGGCGGCGAGCAGGTCGCGGATGCCATCGAGCTGCGGCGTCGCCACCCGGTCGACGTAGGCCTGGATCGATACGTAGCCGTCCTCGCCCAGCGCCGCGAGGAGCGCGTCGATCGCGCCGCGGACGGTCGACTGACCATCGACGAGCCCGTCCGTCGCTCGCACCTCGACGCCGCCGTCGACGAATGCCGGAGCTGTGGGCTCCGGGGTGGCGTCGAGCAGGCCACGCGTCGCGACCTTCGCCGACTCCACGTCGGGCTGATCGAACGGGTTGATCGCGAGGAGTCGCCCGGCGACCGCCGTGGCGTACTCCCAGACGAGCATCTGCGCGCCCAACGTCCCGCTCACGTGGATCTCGCCGTGGTGGTCGTCCCCGGAGAACAGGTGTCCGTGGGAATCGGCGTCGTCGACGATGCGGACGACCTGGACGTCGGAGTATCCGGCGGTGATCTCCGTCGCGAGAGGCTCGAGGACCACCGGCAGGATTCCCGTACCGAGCTTCCCCGTGGATTCCGCGATGAGCTGCTCGGCCCAGTCGGGGAATCCGACGATGTGGGTGCCGTCGGCCACGATCGCGAGCTTGTCGCGCCGTGGGGACGTCGCGGCGATCGCCGCGCCGAGAATGAGCCCGGGGTTCTGCTCGCTGTCGACGGCGAGCTCGACGGAGATGGCCTGCGCTTCGTCGAGGAGCTCTCCGACGTCGACGCCCGCGAGTCCGCTCGGGACGAGGCCGAATGCGGTGAGCGCCGAGTAGCGGCCTCCGACGTTCGGATCCGCGAGGAACACGCGGTAGCCGGCGTCGCGGGCCGACGACTCGAGGGGCGAGCCGGGGTCGGTGACCACGATGATGCGTTCCGCGGGGTCGATGCCCGCGGCGCGGAACGCCTCCTCGTAGATACGACGCTGGCTGTCGGTCTCGACCGTCGAGCCCGACTTCGAGGAGACGACGATGGCCGTCTCCGCGAGGCGGTCGGCGAGGGCCGCGCGCACCTGACCGGGCGCCGTGGAGTCGAGGACGGTGAGCTCCGCGCCGACGGTCTGCGTGATGACCTCGGGAGCGAGCGACGACCCGCCCATGCCTGCGAGCACGATGCGGGTGACGCCGCGAGCGGCGAGCTGCTCGCGCAGCTCGGCGATCTCGGCCACGAGGGGGCGCGAGATGCTCGCGGCCTCGACCCAACCGAGACGCTTCGAGGATTCCTCGACGGCGTCTGGACCCCAGAGGTCGGGGTTCTGCCCGGTGATGCCGGACGCGACGAGATCGGCGACGAGAGTCGGGACCGCAGTGGCGACGGCCTCGGCGGCCGCTCCGCTCACCTGGATCTTGAAGCTCACTTCGCGCTCTCCAGGGCGGATCCGACGGTCTCGAGCAGTTCGTTCCAGGACACCTCGAACTTCTCGAGGCCCTCCTTCTCGAGCTGGGCCGTGACCTCGTCGTAGGAGATGCCGAGACCGGCGAGGGCGTCGAGGACGGCGTTCGCGTTCTCGTACTCGCCGGTCACGGTGTCACCCGTCACGTCTCCGTGGTCGAACGTCGCGTCGAGCGTCTTCTCCGGCATCGTGTTGACGACTCCCTCGGCCACGAGGCTCGTGACGTAGAGGGTGTCGGAGAGGTTCGGGTCCTTCACGCCGGTCGACGCCCAGAGGGGGCGCTGCGGGTTGGCACCCGCCGCGGTGAGGACCTTGGCCCGCTCCGATCCGAATGCCTGCTCGTAGACCTGGTATGCGAGGCGCGCGTTCGCGACCCCGGCCTTGCTCTTGAGAGCCTCGGCCTCGTCCGTGCCGATCGCGCTCAGTCGCTTGTCGATCTCCGTGTCGACGCGCGACACGAAGAAGGACGCGACCGAGTGGATCGTCGACAGGTCGATGCCGGCGGCTCGCGCCTTCTCGAGACCCGTGAGGTAGGCGTTGATGACCTCGCGGTAGCGCTCGAGGCTGAAGATGAGCGTGACGTTGACGCTGATCCCCGCACCGATGGTCTCCGCGATGGCTTCGAGGCCCTCGACGGTGGCCGGGATCTTGATCATGACGTTCGGGCGGTCGATCTTCGTCCAGAGGCGCTGCGCCTCGGCGATCGTCCCGGCGGCGTCGCGGGCGAGGCCCGGCTCGACCTCGATCGAGACGCGACCGTCGAATCCGGCTGTCGACTCGTAGACCTTCGAGAAGATGTTCGCCGCGTCACGCACGTCGTCCGTCGTGATCTCGAAGACCGCGTCGGTCACATCGGTTCCCTGCGCGGCGAGTTCGGCGACCTGCTTGGCGTACGACTCGCTCTGCGAGAGAGCGCCGGCGAAGATCGTGGGGTTGGTCGTGACACCGACGACATTCTTCTCGGCGATGAGCTGCTCGAGGTTGCCCGACGCGATGCGCTGACGGGAGAGGTCGTCGAGCCAGATGCTGACGCCGGCGTTGGAGAGGGCTGTAGTGGGGTTGTCGCTCATGGGGTGTACCCGTTTCTTCTTCCTGCCCGGTCAGTGACCGAGCGACTCCTTGGCGGCGGCGACGGCTGCTTCCGTCGTCATGCCGAACTTCTTGAACAGCGTCTTGTAGTCGGCCGACGCGCCGAAGTGCTCGATGGACACGCTGCGACCGGCATCTCCGACGATGTGCCTCCAGGACAACGCCAGACCGGCCTCGATCGATACCCGAGCGGTCACGGACGACGGGAGGACCGACTCGCGGTAGGCCTCGTCCTGCTCCTCGAACCACTCGAGAGAGGGGACCGACACCACACGAGCGCCGATGCCCTCCTCGGCGAGGGTCGAACGGGCGTCCACTGCGATCTGCAGCTCGGAGCCTGTCGCGAGGAAGATCACGTCGGTCGTTCCCGTGGGGGACTCGGCCAGGACGTACGCGCCCTTCGCGACGTTCTTCGCCGACGCGAAGGTGTCGCCGCTCGCGTCGCCGTCTCCGCGCTCGAACACCGGGATGTCCTGGCGCGTGAGGGCGATACCGGCAGGCCCGCCCCGACGCTTGAGGATCTCGAGCCACGCGTAGGAGACCTCGTTGGCGTCGCCGGGGCGGACGACAGCGAGGTTCGGGATGGCACGGAGCGTCGACAGCTGCTCGATCGGCTGGTGCGTCGGTCCGTCCTCTCCGAGGGCGACCGAGTCGTGCGTCCAGACGTAGATCGACGGGATCTGCATGAGGGCCGCGATCCGGACGGCCGGCCGCATGTAGTCGCTGAAGATCAGGAAGGTGCCGCCGAAGGCGCGCGTCGGACCGTGGAGGACGATGCCGTTGAGGATCGCGCCCATCGCGTGCTCGCGGATGCCGAAGTGGAGGACGCGACCGTAGGGGTCGCCCGTCCACATCTCCGTCGAACGGCTCGCGGGGATGAAGGACGTGGCGCCCTCGATGGTCGTGTTGTTCGACTCCGCGAGGTCGGCCGAACCGCCCCACAGTTCGGGGACGACCTCGCCGAGCGCCGACAGGACCTTGCCGGACGCCTTGCGCGTGGACACCACCGTGTTCGCCTCGAAGACGGGGAGAGCATCCTCGACCCCTTCTGGCAGCTCGCCGGTGAGCAGGCGGTCGAGGAGCTGCTTGCGCTCCGGGTTGGCCTCGGCCCACGCGTCGAACGACTTCTGCCACTCCGCCCGATCGGCCTCTCCGCGCTCGACGGCGCCGCGGGTGCGCTCGATGACCTCGTCGGAGACCTCGAAGGTCTTCTCGGGATCGAAGCCGAGGACCTTCTTGACGCCGGCGAGCTCGTCGCCGCCGAGGGCCGAACCGTGGATCTTTCCCGTGTTCTGCTTGGTCGGGCTCGGCCAACCGATGATCGTCTTGAGGACGATGAGCGAAGGCTTCGTCGTCTCGGCCTTGGCGGCCTCGATCGCGTCGAAGAGCTCCTGCACGTCCTCGACGTAGTCGCCCGTCTTCTTCCAGTCGACTGTCTGCACGTGCCAGTGGTAGGCCTCGTAGCGGGCCGCGACGTCCTCGGTGAAGGCGACGTCGGTGTCGTCCTCGATCGAGATCTGGTTCGCGTCGTAGATGACGACGAGGTTGCCGAGCTGCTGGTGGCCGGCGAGCGAGGACGCCTCACTCGTGATTCCCTCCTCGATGTCGCCGTCGCTTGCGATGACGTAGACGAAGTGGTCGAAGGGGCTCTCGCCCTGCGGCGCCTCAGGATCGAACAGGCCGCGCTCGTAGCGGGCGGCGTATGCGAAACCGACGGACGAGGCGAGGCCCTGACCGAGCGGTCCCGTTGTGATCTCGACGCCATCCGTGTGGCCGTACTCGGGGTGCCCCGGGGTCTTGGATCCCCACGTGCGCAGCGCCTTGAGGTCGTCGAGCTCGAGACCGTAGCCGCCGAGGTAGAGCTGGACGTACTGGGTCAGCGAGCTGTGGCCGGCCGAGAGGATGAAGCGGTCGCGGCCGAGCCAGTCCTGATCGCGCGGGTCGCGGCGCATGACCTTCTGGAAGAGGAGGTAGGCGGCGGGCGCAAGGCTCATCGCGGTACCCGGATGGCCGTTCCCGACCTTCTCCACCGCGTCGGCTGCGAGGATTCGCGCCGTGTCGACGGCCTTCGCGTCGACTCCGTCCCATTCGAGAACTGCCACGTGACTGATCCTTCCCAATTCGTAACCGAGCGAACAGCGGGTTCGACTCGGTGGGGTGTTGGCGCGCTCGCGGCGCCGCCGTCGACACCGGACGCGCCGCCGCTTCTGACGAGCGAGGAGAGGGGTGCGCCCGATGCGGGCAGGACCAGTATAGGGACGGGAGATGCACGGTTTCCCGATGTTGCATCGCCTCGAAGCGAGGAGTAGTGGAGTGCCGCGCGTTCGACATCGCGTAGAATCGGACGGGACGAGAACCGGTTAGAGGAGCGATGAAGGCAGCCGTAGAAGAACGCGTCGTATCCGAGAGGATCGGCTTCCGTCGAAAGGCGAAGGCCTACGTCGCCCTCACCAAGCCTCGTGTGATGGAGCTGTTGCTCGTCACGACGATCCCGGTCATGATCCTCGCCGAGGGCGGCCTGCCCGACCTCTGGCTCGTGATCGCGACCGTTCTCGGTGGCGCGATGAGCGCCGGGTCCGCTGCGTCCTTCAACATGTACATCGACCGCGATATCGACAAGGTCATGAAGCGGACGAGCAAGCGGCCGCTCGTGACGGGTGACCTCACCCCGAGGGAAGCGCTGGTGTTCTCCTGGATACTCGCGGTCGTCTCGACGGCCTGGCTCCTCGCCTTCACGAACCTCCTCGCCGCCGCGCTGTCGGTCGCGGCGATCGCGTTCTACGTCTTCGTGTACACGCTGTGGCTGAAGCGACGCACGTCTCAGAACATCATCTGGGGCGGGATCGCCGGGTGCTTCCCCGTCCTCATCGGCTGGGCAGCCGTGACGAACTCGCTCACCTGGGCGCCGTTCATCCTCTTCAGCGTCGTCTTCCTCTGGACGCCTCCGCACTACTGGCCCCTGTCGATGAAGTACCGCGAGGACTACAAGTCGGTCGGCGTCCCCATGCTCGGCGTGGTCCGCGGGCGTGCTCAGGTCGGTCTGCAGGTCATCCTCTACACGTGGGCGACGGTCGCGTGCTCGCTCCTGCTCATCCCGGCAGCCGGGATGGGGGTCGTCTACACGGTCACCGCTCTTGGAGCCGGCGTCTGGTTCATCTATGAGACCCACCGTCTCTACAACCTGGCGATCCGGCACGAGACCGTGTCGCCGATGCGCGTGTTCCACGGGTCCATCAGCTACCTGACGATCCTGTTCCTCGCCATCGCGATCGACCCGCTGCTGCCCTTCTAAGCGGCGCGGACATCTCGGACTCGCGACTCTTCTCGCGGGCCGGAGTTCCTGAGCGCTACACATCGAGCCGAGCGCCACACGTTTTCGTGTGGCGCTCGGCTCGACCTGAAGTGGGCGCGATGCGGAGGCGGGCGCGTGGAACGGAGGGAGGGCCGTCAGCGCGGTGACGGTCCTCGACGTGGGGACACCCTCGACGTGGGGCAGCCCGCAACGGGGGACGGCGCTCGACGTGGGGCCAACTGGCCGTCGACCCGTCAGGCGGCGACGGACCCCGTGACGGGCTGGCGCTCGGCCTCGCCGACCGTCGACGCGATCGGGCTCTTCAGGGACAGCACCACGGCGGTCATCGCGGCCGTCAGGAGGCACGCGAGCACCATGTGGATGCCCACGAGGATCTCGGGGAGTCCGAGACGTGCCTGGGTGACTCCGACGATGATCTGAACGATCTCAGTGCCCAGCAGCCACAGCACGAAGGTGCGCGTCCGTGGGCGCGGCGGGAAGCGAACGGCCCCGACGACGAGCACGACGGTCAGGCCCAGTGTGATGTAGGCAGGCCAGCTGTGGACGTGCTGGAGCAGCTCGGGATCGAGCCCGTTGCGCTTGGCGCCGCCGTCTCCAGCATGCGGTCCTGAGCCCGTCGTGAGGATGCCGACGACGACCGTGACGGCGACGAAGAAAGAGGTGAGATGCGCAAGACCCGCGTACCAGGACGGCGCGACGCGCACCCGCGGTCCCGGCGCCTCGTAGACGCGGTACACGAGGACGGCGGCGAGGACGACGAGGACGACGCTCAGCACGAAGTGGAGTCCGACGACGTAGGGGTTGAGTCCGCTGAGGACCGTGATGCCGCCAACGATGGCCTGGAGGAAGACGCTCGCTGCCGGGATGATCGTGAGGACGAACAGGTCGCGGCGCTGTTTCCGGTAGCGGATCACGAAGAGGACCGCGAGGATCGCGATGATCTCCACCGCGAAGAACAGCGTGCGGTTGCCGAACTCGATGATGCCGTGGATGCCCATCTCGGGTGTCGTCACGAAGGAGTCGGCCGTGCAGCGCGGCCACGTGGGGCATCCGAGTCCTGCACCCGTGAGGCGGACGGCGCCGCCCGTTCCGACGATGACGGTCTGAGCGACGAAGTTCGCCCAGACGATGATGCGGACCCGGCGATCGATGCTCGTCGGCAGCCAGGCCCAAAAGTGCGCCAACCGGATCCGCAGCCAGCCCCAGAAGCGCGCGAGCGCCTCCGTGAGACGGTTCGTCGTGCGGGTCGGGGCGTTCATCTCGACTTCTTCCTGCGTTCTTTTGCTGAAAGGCCGCCCGGACGACGTCCCGCGGGCATGCTGCACCCTGTAGAATCGTGGGGTTGAGGCCGGGACCGGATCGGCTGGTGTTCGCGGAGAGGGATTCTCCCGAACGGCGACGGTCCGATCGGTGCTTCCACAACCATTCTACGGAGACGACGAGGTCTCGAGAACCATGCCCGAACGGGTCGGGTGCCCGGGAACGGGGCTCGCTCGTCGGGAGCTGTGCCTCATCGCACGGTGTCACGTGTCGGTTCGGGGAATGCGTGTTCGCACGCCCCTGTTGCCGATGGAGGAGAGAGAGGTAGTCATGTCGGACGTCCTGATCGATCGCCCAGAGCTCGAGAGCCTCGGCGTGTACGAATTCGGCTGGTCGGACTCCGACGTCGCGGGGGCTTCCGCGCGCCGTGGAGTGTCGCCGGAGGTCGTCGCGGACATCTCGCGACTGAAGGACGAGCCGGAGTGGATGCTCAAGCGCCGCATGCGCGGGCTCGACCTCTTCGGTCGTAAGCCGATGCCCACGTGGGGCGCAGACCTCTCGGACATCGACTTCGACAACATCAAGTACTTCGTCCGGTCGACGGAGCGCCAGGCCGCGACGTGGGAAGAGCTTCCCGACGACATCAAGAACACGTACGAGCGCCTCGGCATCCCGGAGGCGGAGCGCCAGCGCCTCGTCGCCGGAGTCGCGGCCCAGTACGAGTCCGAGGTGGTCTACCACCAGATCAACGAGGAGCTCGAGCGCCAGGGTGTCATCTTCATGGACACCGACACGGCGCTGAAGGAGCACCCCGAGTTCTTCGAGGAGTACTTCGGCACGGTCATCCCCGCCGGCGACAACAAGTTCGCGGCGCTCAACACGGCCGTGTGGTCGGGCGGCTCGTTCGTCTACGTCCCCCCGGGCGTCCACGTCGAGATCCCGCTCCAGGCGTACTTCCGCATCAACACGGAGAACATGGGCCAGTTCGAGAGAACGCTCATCATCGCCGACGAGGGCAGCTACGTCCACTACATCGAGGGCTGCACCGCCCCGATCTATAAGTCGGACTCGCTGCACTCCGCCGTGGTCGAGATCATCGTGAAGAAGAACGCCCGCGTTCGCTACACGACGATCCAGAACTGGTCGAACAACGTCTACAACCTCGTCACCAAGCGTGCGATCGCCCAGGAGGGCGCGACGATGGAGTGGATCGACGGCAACATCGGGTCCAAGGTCACGATGAAGTACCCGTCCATCTACCTCACCGGTGAGCACGCGAAGGGCGAGACGCTCTCCGTCGCGTTCGCCGGCCCGGGCCAGCACCAGGACGCCGGGGCCAAGATGATCCACATGGCGCCGTACACGCAGTCGTCGATCGTCTCCAAGTCGATCGCGCGCGGCGGCGGACGTGCCGGATACCGCGGAGAGGTCAGGGTGGACGCCAACGCGCACCACTCGGCCAACACGGTCCGATGCGACGCCCTGCTCGTGGACTCGATCTCGCGCAGCGACACCTACCCGGCGATCGACATCCGCGTCGACGACGTGCAGCTCGGCCACGAGGCGACAGTGTCCCGCGTGAGCGAGGAGCAGCTCTTCTACCTCATGTCCCGCGGAATGCCGGAGGACGAGGCCATGGCCATGATCGTGCGCGGGTTCATCGAGCCCATCGCGCGAGAGCTCCCCATGGAATACGCGCTCGAACTCAACAAGCTCATCGAAATGGGCATGGAAGGATCCGTCGGCTAGATGACGACCGCAGTGCCGGCTGGAACACCCAGCCAGACCCTCGAGACCACCGGCCAACACGGCTTCAAGGCCCACAGCGACGGCGTGGGGCGCTTCGTCCCCGTCCAGACGCGATCGGAGCGCTTCACGTCGACGAACGTCGACGACTTCGCCGCCGTCACGGGACGCGAGCAGTCCTGGAAGCTCACCCCCGTCGACAAGCTCGGAGAGCTCATCTCCGGCGACCTCGACGGCTCGGCGTACGCCGTCGACGCCGATTCCGTCGACGGAGTCTCCGTCGCGTGGGCCGACGCGGCGAGCACCGAGCGCGGGCTCGCCGGCATCCCGGAGGAGCGAGCGGCGGCGAACGCCTGGTCGCAGACAGCCGATGTGCTGCGCATCGATGTCTCCGGAGAAGAGAAGAAGCGCGCAGTGATCCGCCGCTCGACGCTCGGCACGACGCCGCGCGCCGCGCACACGGTGATCACAGCCGCGCCCTTCAGCTCCGGACTCGTGATCCTCGACAGCGCCGGTCAGGCGAAGCTCACGGAGAACGTCGAGATCGTCGTCGGCGACGGCGCCCACCTCACCGTCGTGAGCGTGCAGGGCTGGGACGACGACGCTCTCCACCTCGCCGCGCACTTCGCGAAGATCGGGCGCGACGCCAAGCTCAAGCACGTCGTCGTGTCGCTCGGCGGCTCCGTCGTGCGCGTGAACCCGTCGACGCACCTCGCGTCGGAGGGCGGCGACATCGAGGCGCTCGGGCTCTACTTCTCTGACGCCGGCCAGCACCTCGAGCAGCAGGTCTACGTCAACCACGACGCTCCGCACACCCGCAGCCGCGTGACCTACAAGGGTGCACTGCAAGGGCAGGGGGCCCGCTCCGTCTGGATCGGCGACGTGCTCATCGGGCAGAAGGCCACGGGCACCGACTCGTACGAGCAGAACCGCAACCTCGTCCTCACGGACGGCACCCGCGCCGACTCGATCCCGAACCTCGAGATCGAGACCGGTGACATCGCGGGAGCAGGGCACGCGAGCGCGACCGGCCGTTTCGACGACGAGCAGCTGTTCTACCTGCAGGCTCGTGGGATCTCGGAGGAGGAGGCTCGACGCCTCGTCGTGCGCGGGTTCCTCACCGAGATCGTGCAGCAGATCGACGACGCCGAGCTCCAGGAACGCCTGGGCACGGCCATCGAGGCCGAGCTCGCCGGAACCACCCTGTCAGCGGGTGAGCGCTGATCGTGCAGGAGAACGTCTGCCCGCTCTCCGAGCTGGCACCCAATCAGGCCAAGCGCGTCGTCGTCGGGGGAGCGCCCATCGCTCTCGTCCTCGACGGCGACGGAGTCGTGCACGCCATCGGCGACACCTGCACGCACGGCGATATCTCGCTCGCCGAGGGTTTCGTCGAGGACGACACCCTCGAGTGCTGGGCGCACGGCTCGAAGTTCGAGCTCACCACAGGGAAGCCCCTGACGCTGCCGGCCTACGAACCCGTCCCCGTCTACGCGGTCGAACTCCGCGACGGCGACATCTACATCGACCCGACCGTAACGAAAGAGATCTAGTCCCATGTCTGTACTCGAAATCCGCGACCTCCACGTCAGTGTGGAGACCGATCAGGGAACGAAGCCCATCCTGAAGGGCGTCGACCTCACG
Proteins encoded in this window:
- a CDS encoding COX15/CtaA family protein translates to MNAPTRTTNRLTEALARFWGWLRIRLAHFWAWLPTSIDRRVRIIVWANFVAQTVIVGTGGAVRLTGAGLGCPTWPRCTADSFVTTPEMGIHGIIEFGNRTLFFAVEIIAILAVLFVIRYRKQRRDLFVLTIIPAASVFLQAIVGGITVLSGLNPYVVGLHFVLSVVLVVLAAVLVYRVYEAPGPRVRVAPSWYAGLAHLTSFFVAVTVVVGILTTGSGPHAGDGGAKRNGLDPELLQHVHSWPAYITLGLTVVLVVGAVRFPPRPRTRTFVLWLLGTEIVQIIVGVTQARLGLPEILVGIHMVLACLLTAAMTAVVLSLKSPIASTVGEAERQPVTGSVAA
- the zwf gene encoding glucose-6-phosphate dehydrogenase, with translation MPPVPITADSNPLRHESDRRLNRIAGPSGLVIFGVTGDLSRKKLMPAVYDLANRGLLPPGFALVGFARRDWEDQDFMEVVHDSVQKYARTEFREEVWEQLAQGIRFVPGEFGDDAAFEHLKRTIEELDSERGTMGNHAFYLSIPPKAFPQVTEQLRRSGLAEQKDGQWRRVVIEKPFGSNLRTARELNAVVESVFPPDSVFRIDHYLGKETVQNILALRFANQLYEPIWNANYVDHVQITMAEDIGVGGRAGYYDGIGAARDVIQNHILQLLALTAMEEPIAFDAAALRAEKEKVLAAVSLPQDLSTATARGQYAGGWQGGERVPGFLDEDGMNPQSTTETFAAMRLDINTRRWSGVPFYLRTGKRLGRRVTEIAVVFKRAPQHLFADSQTSELGQNALVIRVQPDEGVTIRFGSKVPGAGMQVRDVTMDFGYGHAFTEASPEAYERLILDVLLGDPPLFPRHEEVELSWKILDPIEEFWAAQDGPLEQYTPGSWGPSSADALIERDGRTWRRP
- the tal gene encoding transaldolase → MSDNPTTALSNAGVSIWLDDLSRQRIASGNLEQLIAEKNVVGVTTNPTIFAGALSQSESYAKQVAELAAQGTDVTDAVFEITTDDVRDAANIFSKVYESTAGFDGRVSIEVEPGLARDAAGTIAEAQRLWTKIDRPNVMIKIPATVEGLEAIAETIGAGISVNVTLIFSLERYREVINAYLTGLEKARAAGIDLSTIHSVASFFVSRVDTEIDKRLSAIGTDEAEALKSKAGVANARLAYQVYEQAFGSERAKVLTAAGANPQRPLWASTGVKDPNLSDTLYVTSLVAEGVVNTMPEKTLDATFDHGDVTGDTVTGEYENANAVLDALAGLGISYDEVTAQLEKEGLEKFEVSWNELLETVGSALESAK
- the tkt gene encoding transketolase, with the translated sequence MAVLEWDGVDAKAVDTARILAADAVEKVGNGHPGTAMSLAPAAYLLFQKVMRRDPRDQDWLGRDRFILSAGHSSLTQYVQLYLGGYGLELDDLKALRTWGSKTPGHPEYGHTDGVEITTGPLGQGLASSVGFAYAARYERGLFDPEAPQGESPFDHFVYVIASDGDIEEGITSEASSLAGHQQLGNLVVIYDANQISIEDDTDVAFTEDVAARYEAYHWHVQTVDWKKTGDYVEDVQELFDAIEAAKAETTKPSLIVLKTIIGWPSPTKQNTGKIHGSALGGDELAGVKKVLGFDPEKTFEVSDEVIERTRGAVERGEADRAEWQKSFDAWAEANPERKQLLDRLLTGELPEGVEDALPVFEANTVVSTRKASGKVLSALGEVVPELWGGSADLAESNNTTIEGATSFIPASRSTEMWTGDPYGRVLHFGIREHAMGAILNGIVLHGPTRAFGGTFLIFSDYMRPAVRIAALMQIPSIYVWTHDSVALGEDGPTHQPIEQLSTLRAIPNLAVVRPGDANEVSYAWLEILKRRGGPAGIALTRQDIPVFERGDGDASGDTFASAKNVAKGAYVLAESPTGTTDVIFLATGSELQIAVDARSTLAEEGIGARVVSVPSLEWFEEQDEAYRESVLPSSVTARVSIEAGLALSWRHIVGDAGRSVSIEHFGASADYKTLFKKFGMTTEAAVAAAKESLGH
- a CDS encoding heme o synthase, which codes for MKAAVEERVVSERIGFRRKAKAYVALTKPRVMELLLVTTIPVMILAEGGLPDLWLVIATVLGGAMSAGSAASFNMYIDRDIDKVMKRTSKRPLVTGDLTPREALVFSWILAVVSTAWLLAFTNLLAAALSVAAIAFYVFVYTLWLKRRTSQNIIWGGIAGCFPVLIGWAAVTNSLTWAPFILFSVVFLWTPPHYWPLSMKYREDYKSVGVPMLGVVRGRAQVGLQVILYTWATVACSLLLIPAAGMGVVYTVTALGAGVWFIYETHRLYNLAIRHETVSPMRVFHGSISYLTILFLAIAIDPLLPF
- a CDS encoding glucose-6-phosphate isomerase, whose amino-acid sequence is MSFKIQVSGAAAEAVATAVPTLVADLVASGITGQNPDLWGPDAVEESSKRLGWVEAASISRPLVAEIAELREQLAARGVTRIVLAGMGGSSLAPEVITQTVGAELTVLDSTAPGQVRAALADRLAETAIVVSSKSGSTVETDSQRRIYEEAFRAAGIDPAERIIVVTDPGSPLESSARDAGYRVFLADPNVGGRYSALTAFGLVPSGLAGVDVGELLDEAQAISVELAVDSEQNPGLILGAAIAATSPRRDKLAIVADGTHIVGFPDWAEQLIAESTGKLGTGILPVVLEPLATEITAGYSDVQVVRIVDDADSHGHLFSGDDHHGEIHVSGTLGAQMLVWEYATAVAGRLLAINPFDQPDVESAKVATRGLLDATPEPTAPAFVDGGVEVRATDGLVDGQSTVRGAIDALLAALGEDGYVSIQAYVDRVATPQLDGIRDLLAARAGRPVTFGWGPRFLHSTGQYHKGGPATGVFLQITENTTEDLPVPGRPFTLGQLIRAQAAGDASVLADHGRPVLTLTLAAGADITALFEAAN